The following are encoded together in the Lathyrus oleraceus cultivar Zhongwan6 chromosome 3, CAAS_Psat_ZW6_1.0, whole genome shotgun sequence genome:
- the LOC127131228 gene encoding uncharacterized protein LOC127131228: MDGVLVINEIIDFAVRNKRECRLVKVDFATNYDCVLWEYLSYMLGRINFGLRWFRWMDMLVFSSSMLVLINGSPSLDFDMGRDLCQGDPLSRFLFLIAAEGLSGLMKNGIRLDKFHRFKFNEDVHFKLIQFPNDMVLICDGYSDNLWIVKALSLGFELAFRL; the protein is encoded by the coding sequence ATGGATGGGGTTTTAGTGATTAATGAAATCATTGACTTTGCTGTTAGAAATAAAAGGGAGTGTCGACTAGTGAAAGTGGATTTTGCAACGAATTATGATTGCGTTTTGTGGGAATATTTGAGTTACATGTTAGGAAGAATAAATTTTGGTTTAAGATGGTTTAGATGGATGGACATGTTGGTCTTCTCAAGTTCAATGTTGGTTTTAATCAATGGTAGTCCTTCATTGGACTTTGACATGGGGAGAGATCTTTGTCAGGGGGATCCACTATCTCGTTTTTTGTTCTTGATAGCGGCAGAAGGTCTTTCAGGGTTAATGAAGAATGGTATTCGGTTGGATAAGTTTCACAGGTTCAAGTTCAATGAGGATGTGCACTTCAAACTTATCCAATTCCCAAATGATATGGTTTTGATTTGTGATGGTTACTCGGATAATTTATGGATTGTTAAAGCTTTGTCGCTAGGTTTTGAGTTAGCTTTTAGGTTGTGA